In Aquimarina sp. TRL1, a single window of DNA contains:
- a CDS encoding MarC family NAAT transporter, translated as MELFVYAFGALFSIMNPLGTVPVFVGLSKDLSKKERSVIAFWTAVNVLVILFLSFFAGKYILTFFGISLSSLKIAGGLIITSSGFALLTGKFAEHKGMKKKGVKDDINSRSEISLTPLAIPMLAGPGTISLLITYNQEYIRVQDILIIAGAIIFTSITIYGILKSSHLIVKMLGASGINGLSRIIGFIVIAIGVEYIISAVLGIIKTIEF; from the coding sequence ATGGAGTTATTTGTGTATGCTTTTGGAGCGTTGTTTTCAATAATGAATCCTTTAGGGACAGTTCCGGTGTTTGTGGGGTTATCTAAAGATCTTTCAAAAAAAGAACGATCTGTGATTGCTTTCTGGACCGCTGTAAATGTTTTAGTGATTTTATTTTTATCGTTTTTTGCAGGTAAATATATTCTTACGTTTTTTGGAATTAGCCTTAGTTCTCTGAAAATCGCAGGAGGACTGATTATTACTTCTTCGGGTTTTGCTTTGCTTACAGGAAAATTTGCAGAACATAAGGGGATGAAGAAAAAAGGAGTAAAGGATGATATTAATTCCCGGTCAGAAATATCTCTAACTCCTCTGGCGATTCCGATGTTAGCCGGTCCAGGAACAATTTCACTATTGATCACGTATAATCAGGAATATATCAGGGTGCAGGATATCCTGATCATTGCAGGGGCTATTATATTTACTTCTATAACGATTTATGGAATATTAAAAAGCTCTCACCTGATCGTAAAAATGCTCGGTGCTTCCGGGATTAATGGCTTGTCTAGAATTATTGGCTTTATTGTTATAGCGATAGGTGTAGAGTACATTATTTCTGCTGTTTTAGGAATTATAAAAACAATTGAATTCTAA
- a CDS encoding cyclase family protein, whose translation MNIIDLSKPIQYNKTDPWFMKVKIKHKPHKKAKWLLRFLGLPFRLFPKNFTGWADDTIQKMGVHSTTHIDAPWHYSPTCNGAPSKTIDEIPLEWCYGDGIVIDMAHKADFDEITAEDLQQFLQTHELTLTKGMIVLIKTGRDKFNGTKDFHKIGTGMSAEATEWLIDQGIKVMGIDAWGWDLPLPYLIQKAKETNDSELFWEAHLVGQRKEYCHMEQLVNLDKLPYTGFKVAVFPLKIVGASAAPARVVAMIE comes from the coding sequence ATGAATATTATAGATCTATCAAAACCCATCCAATATAACAAGACCGACCCTTGGTTTATGAAAGTAAAAATCAAGCATAAACCACACAAAAAAGCAAAGTGGTTACTCCGATTTTTAGGATTACCTTTTAGACTATTCCCTAAGAATTTTACTGGATGGGCTGATGATACTATTCAGAAAATGGGTGTACACTCCACTACCCATATTGACGCTCCCTGGCATTATTCCCCTACCTGCAACGGAGCTCCTTCCAAGACAATCGATGAAATTCCTCTCGAGTGGTGCTATGGTGACGGAATTGTTATAGATATGGCACATAAAGCTGATTTTGATGAAATTACCGCTGAGGATCTCCAACAGTTTTTACAAACACACGAGCTTACACTTACTAAAGGAATGATTGTTTTAATAAAAACAGGAAGAGATAAATTCAATGGAACTAAAGACTTTCATAAAATAGGTACAGGAATGAGTGCAGAAGCCACAGAATGGCTAATTGATCAAGGAATAAAAGTCATGGGAATTGATGCCTGGGGGTGGGATCTCCCCTTGCCTTATTTAATACAAAAAGCTAAAGAAACAAATGATTCAGAACTTTTCTGGGAAGCACATTTAGTGGGGCAAAGAAAAGAATATTGCCATATGGAACAATTAGTCAATCTGGACAAACTCCCATATACAGGCTTTAAAGTTGCGGTATTTCCTCTAAAAATTGTAGGAGCCTCTGCAGCACCTGCCAGAGTTGTTGCCATGATTGAAT
- a CDS encoding cysteine hydrolase family protein, which yields MLSKNQKTLPVLLLIDIQKGFDDIAYWGGERNNPTAEENIKKILDLWREKQLPLFHIQHCSVNPISPLAAKNPGNEFKNIVTPLPTEVVIKKSVNSAFIGTDLKERLNSLHADTVIIVGLTTDHCVSTTTRMAANFGYNTFLIHDATATFNKKDHNGQLYSAQEIHDTAIASLHEEFATILNTDTLLLKITSS from the coding sequence ATGTTATCAAAAAATCAAAAAACACTCCCCGTTTTATTACTAATCGATATCCAAAAGGGATTCGATGATATTGCATATTGGGGCGGAGAACGAAACAATCCGACTGCAGAAGAAAACATAAAAAAAATTCTCGATCTATGGAGAGAAAAACAACTTCCTTTATTCCATATTCAACACTGTTCTGTTAACCCAATATCACCATTAGCTGCAAAAAACCCAGGCAATGAATTTAAAAATATTGTCACTCCATTACCTACAGAAGTTGTTATTAAAAAAAGCGTAAATAGTGCATTCATAGGAACAGATTTAAAAGAAAGACTGAATTCTTTACATGCAGACACAGTTATCATTGTGGGATTAACCACCGACCATTGCGTCTCCACTACAACACGAATGGCAGCTAATTTCGGATATAATACTTTCTTAATCCACGATGCTACTGCCACATTCAACAAAAAAGATCACAATGGACAGCTATATAGTGCTCAAGAAATTCACGATACTGCCATTGCGAGCCTTCATGAAGAATTCGCAACAATCCTGAATACAGATACACTTCTACTAAAAATAACCTCATCATAA